The Sebastes umbrosus isolate fSebUmb1 chromosome 19, fSebUmb1.pri, whole genome shotgun sequence genome has a segment encoding these proteins:
- the dmgdh gene encoding dimethylglycine dehydrogenase, mitochondrial, translating into MSRILNLISCHLRRDLSSCGGSARLPLLRTICCTSRKQAQESDATSALRKRWKDTAETVIIGGGCVGVSTAYHLAKGGMKDVVLLEKSDLTAGSTWHAAGLTTYYHPGINLKKVHYDSVKLYEKLEAETGQAVGFHQPGSVRIAATAARVDEMKYQMSRTHWHVTEQYMIGPEKVLEHFPLLNIDKVLAGLYTPGDGHIDPYSLTMALAAGARMHGAQIYNPAPVTALTPTADGKWDVQTPHGTIRANRIVNATGFWAREVGKMIGFEHPTIPVHHQYVVTATVPEVKALKKELAVIRDLEGSYYLRQERDGLLFGPYEKMEKMVLQDSWVRDGVPPGFGKELFESDLDRIMEHVEMAMEMVPVLKKADIINIVSGPITYTPDLLPMVGPHQGVRNYWTAIGFGYGVIHAGGIGKYLSDWIRNGEPPYDLIECDPNRYGKWADVPFLCAKARESYGFNNVVGYPKEERFAGRPTYRKSGVYKLLKDKASMGFHAGWEQPHWFHKPGDDIGYKPSFRRTNWFSPAGRECKLVMEKVGVIDLTPFGKFVVKGKDSHKLLDRLFANTMPKVGLTNISHMLTPAGRVFAEVTITQLAPGEFLLITGSGSEGHDLRWIEAEAEDGRYDVDISNVTEDIGVLGIAGPNSRKVLQKLTDADLSDAGFKFLHCKPIKLAGITVRAIRISYTGELGWELYIEQKHMAAVYQAMMDAGKDEGIDNFGTYAMSSLRLEKGFRGWGAEMNCDTNPLEAGLEYFIKLNKPADFIGKAALQEIKAKGLKRKLSYITLDTDDIDPEGNETIWLNGKVVGNTTSGAYSYSTQQSLAFAYLPVELCSVGQKVEVELLGRKYPAMVIQEPLVLTEPTRTRLQKKAKGKA; encoded by the exons ATGTCTCGGATATTAAACCTTATCAGCTGTCATCTGAGGAGAGATTTATCCTCGTGTGGAGGGAGTGCTCGGCTTCCTTTACTGAGAACCATCTGCTGCACTTCAAGGAAACAAGCACAAGAGAG TGATGCCACCTCAGCTCTGAGGAAGAGGTGGAAGGACACTGCAGAGACTGTCATCATCGGTGGGGGATGTGTGGGGGTCAGCACGGCCTATCACCTGGCCAAAGGTGGCATGAAGGATGTTGTGCTGCTGGAGAAGTCTGATCTGACGGCTGGCTCCACCTGGCACGCT GCTGGTTTGACGACATATTACCATCCAGGCATCAACCTCAAGAAAGTCCACTATGACAGCGTTAAACTGTACGAGAAGCTGGAGGCTGAGACTGGACAG GCAGTGGGCTTTCATCAGCCCGGCAGCGTCCGTATTGCTGCAACGGCGGCTCGAGTGGACGAGATGAAGTACCAGATGAGCCGAACACACTGGCATGTGACGGAGCAGTACATGATCGGACCAGAGAAAGTCCTCGAACACTTCCCTCTGCTCAACATAGACAAG GTGTTGGCAGGTCTGTACACGCCGGGCGACGGCCACATTGACCCTTACTCTCTGACTATGGCTCTGGCTGCTGGAGCTCGTATGCACGGCGCCCAGATCTACAACCCCGCCCCGGTCACCGCCCTCACCCCGACCGCTGACGGCAAGTGGGACGTCCAAACTCCTCATGGGACCATCCGCGCCAACCGCATCGTCAATGCAACGG GTTTCTGGGCGCGGGAGGTGGGCAAGATGATCGGGTTCGAACACCCGACCATCCCGGTGCATCACCAGTACGTCGTGACGGCGACGGTACCGGAGGTGAAGGCTCTGAAGAAGGAGCTGGCCGTCATCAGGGACCTGGAGGGTTCGTACTACCTGCGTCAGGAGAGAGACGGCCTGCTGTTCGGCCCGTATGAGAAGATGGAAAAGATGGTGCTGCAGGACTCCTGGGTCAGAGATGGAGTTCCTCCAG GTTTCGGtaaagagctgtttgaatcagACCTGGACAGGATAATGGAGCACGTTGAGATGGCCATGGAGATGGTCCCTGTGCTGAAGAAAGCTGACATCATCAACATCGTGTCCGGACCAATCACGTACACCCCTGACCTGCTGCCCATGGTCGGACCACACCAAGGAGTTCGCAACTACTGGACGGCCATTGGCTTCGG GTATGGAGTCATCCACGCCGGCGGTATCGGTAAGTACCTGAGTGACTGGATCAGGAACGGGGAGCCTCCTTACGACCTGATAGAATGCGACCCCAACCGCTACGGCAAATGGGCAGACGTGCCCTTCCTGTGCGCTAAAGCTCGAGAATCCTATGGCTTCAACAATGTGG TCGGTTACCCGAAGGAGGAGCGATTCGCCGGTCGACCAACCTACCGAAAAAGCGGCGTTTACAAGCTGCTGAAGGACAAAGCATCCATGGGCTTTCACGCTGGCTGGGAACAACCTCACTGGTTCCACAAACCTGGAGATGACATCGGATACAA GCCCAGTTTCAGACGCACCAACTGGTTCAGCCCAGCTGGCAGAGAGTGCAAACTGGTGATGGAGAAGGTTGGAGTGATCGACCTGACGCCGTTTGGCAAGTTCGTGGTGAAGGGGAAGGACTCGCACAAGCTGCTGGACCGCCTGTTTGCCAACACCATGCCAAAG GTGGGACTGACTAACATCAGCCACATGCTGACACCCGCTGGGAGAGTCTTTGCCGAGGTCACCATCACCCAGCTGGCACCGGGAGAGTTCCTGCTCATCACCGGATCGGGGTCGGAGGGACACGACCTCAG GTGGATCGAGGCAGAAGCTGAAGACGGCAGATACGACGTGGACATCAGCAACGTGACAGAAGATATCGGCGTGTTGGGCATCGCAGGACCAAACTCTCGTAAAGTTCTCCAGAAGCTGACAGACGCTGATTTGAGCGACGCCGGGTTCAAATTCCTCCACTGCAAGCCCATCAAGTTGGCCGGCATTACCGTCCGGGCCATCAGGATCTCCTACACAG gtgaGCTCGGCTGGGAGCTGTACATCGAGCAGAAGCACATGGCAGCTGTGTATCAGGCCATGATGGACGCAGGAAAAGACGAAGGCATCGACAATTTCGGCACCTACGCCATGTCCTCCCTCCGACTGGAGAAGGGCTTCAGAGGCTGGGGAGCTGag ATGAACTGTGACACAAATCCTCTGGAGGCTGGACTGGAATATTTCATCAAACTGAACAAG CCCGCTGACTTTATTGGCAAAGCAGCCCTTCAGGAGATCAAAGCGAAGGGCCTGAAGAGGAAGTTGTCCTACATCACGCTGGACACGGACGACATCGACCCTGAAGGCAACGAGACCATCTGGCTCAACGGCAAG GTGGTCGGTAACACGACATCCGGCGCCTACAGCTACAGCACCCAGCAGAGCCTGGCGTTCGCCTACCTGCCTGTGGAGCTGTGCTCGGTGGGCCagaaggtggaggtggagctgcTGGGGAGGAAATACCCCGCGATGGTCATCCAGGAGCCCTTAGTCCTCACCGAGCCCACACGGACCCGGCTGCAGAAGAAAGCAAAGGGAAAAGCATAA
- the bhmt gene encoding betaine--homocysteine S-methyltransferase 1 — MAPGAKKGILERLDAGEIVVGDGGFVFALEKRGYVKAGPWTPEAAAENPEAVRQLHREFLRAGSNVMQTFTFYASDDKLENRGHTQRFSGQQINEAACDLAREVANEGDALVAGGVSQTPSYLSCKSENDVKATFKKQLDVFVKKNVDFLIAEYFEHVEEAEWAVQVLRTTGKPVAATLCIGPEGDLNGVTPGECAVRLVKAGAQIVGVNCHFDPETCVKTVKMMKAGVERAGLKAHYMSQPLAYHTPDCNCQGFIDLPEFPFSLEPRILTRWDMQKYAREAYNAGIRYIGGCCGFEPYHIRALAEELATERGFLPAGSEKHGIWGSGLEMHTKPWVRARARRDYWEKLKPASGRPLCPSMAIPDAWGVTKGHADLMQQKEATSQQQLKVLFDKANKCH; from the exons ATGGCACCAGGAGCAAAGAAG GGGATTTTGGAGCGTCTGGATGCAGGAGAGATAGTTGTTGGAGATGGAGGCTTTGTCTTCGCCCTTGAGAAGAGAGGTTATGTCAAGGCAGGACCATGGACACCTGAGGCTGCAGCAGAGAACCCAGAAGCAG TGCGCCAGCTGCACAGGGAGTTCCTGAGAGCAGGCTCCAATGTCATGCAGACATTCACTTTCTACGCAAGCGATGATAAACTGGAGAACAGGGGCCACACTCAGCGCTTCTCT GGTCAGCAGATCAATGAAGCAGCTTGTGACCTGGCCAGAGAGGTGGCCAATGAGGGTGATGCTCTGGTGGCTGGAGGAGTCTCTCAGACTCCCTCTTACCTGAGCTGCAAGAGCGAGAATGATGTCAAGGCAACCTTTAAGAAACAGCTGGATGTCTTTGTCAAGAAGAATGTGGACTTCTTGATTGCAGAG TACTTTGAGCACGTGGAAGAGGCGGAGTGGGCCGTCCAGGTTCTGAGGACCACCGGGAAGCCTGTGGCTGCAACTCTGTGCATTGGACCTGAGGGAGACCTGAACGGGGTCACCCCCGGAGAGTGTGCCGTCAGACTCGTCAAAGCCG GAGCTCAGATTGTGGGCGTCAACTGCCACTTTGACCCGGAGACCTGTGTGAAGACGGTGAAGATGATGAAGGCGGGAGTGGAGAGAGCCGGTCTGAAGGCTCACTACATGAGCCAGCCGCTGGCTTACCACACTCCCGACTGCAACTGCCAGGGCTTCATCGATCTGCCCGAGTTCCCCTTCA GTCTGGAGCCGAGGATCCTGACCAGATGGGACATGCAGAAATACGCCCGTGAAGCGTACAACGCCGGCATCCGTTACATCGGAGGCTGCTGTGGATTTGAGCCCTATCACATCCGCGCCCTGGCTGAGGAGCTGGCAACTGAGAGGGGTTTCCTGCCTGCTGGCTCTGAGAAGCACGGCATCTGGGGCAGTGGTCTGGAGATGCACACCAAGCCTTGGGTCAGAGCAAG GGCCCGTCGTGACTACTGGGAGAAGCTGAAGCCTGCGTCCGGCCGTCCCTTATGCCCCTCCATGGCCATCCCCGACGCTTGGGGGGTCACCAAAGGCCACGCTGACCTGATGCAGCAGAAGGAGGCCACctcccagcagcagctgaaggTTCTCTTTGACAAGGCCAACAAATGTCACTGA